Proteins from a single region of Mucilaginibacter daejeonensis:
- a CDS encoding MG2 domain-containing protein — protein sequence MLKDLVSMMVCLIIVTGAAKRQTIPKSASELSAQFSTFSRKHPRSTLYIHTDRSVYRSGETIWCSGYLTRKANIDLKGHHFLVIQLIDPVTKSVRISKKLAMQEGIASGSLDLTDGLPSGEYQLLAFTNVVGSDMEPVAVFRAPLFITDNRSDQAFSITASMLDLKGPDSEMQVKISLNNIDKKEASDAQLSYRFDNGSPPIERRSKGKETIISIPKTLNHRTFAKILISVRTKDKKASLIFPLPSFKRPSVKMRFFPEGGDLVEGASNLVGVETTADGIPKAMTGYLYSGDRLLDTIRTSSTGMGRFLIEPKAGITYHVKLKIEGAKALDTTFILPKALTDIPTIHLLKAVVKDTVKVQIASKVKRPVKVLVHDQQNLYACFDMMSSPSSRPISIAVNALPKGPCLITILNLDGKPVAERLFFAHYDQKVISSINTSKNEYGKRSTVKLKIKLTDQQQRPVKALFSLACVRDADLWTGSYRSIESYLNVEDKLDMEMGLLPNAYYENENILEDVLLIRGWRKFKWQDVNAQSLKDTLPDQKALELKAIVTHGKKALTRPVGVSLMKPNGIDVRVTNASGELVISDQQMLLPDDRYLSLMINEKDKEGYEIKVDDPYSNIKVSPSLFSDTFGYTRRMHGSDLGSIVNAKLDRTIQLDAVSVRSSAPYGGALSRGKPGANECGDYVDEYGYLNYPKSINSDRISQPVKGRQYKVRTDLDGDRFTVSPVTYEGCTTDQKQGIVKIPGIYYAREFYGVDLKRTAPQYLPTLFWGSGLLTDENGEREISFDTGDITGSFRIILQGITDEEVVSGTGGFLVK from the coding sequence ATGTTGAAAGACTTAGTATCGATGATGGTTTGTTTGATCATTGTAACAGGAGCCGCCAAACGGCAAACCATTCCCAAAAGCGCCAGTGAATTATCGGCTCAATTTTCAACCTTTAGCAGAAAGCATCCAAGGTCTACTTTATATATTCATACAGATCGTTCCGTCTACAGAAGCGGCGAAACGATATGGTGTTCAGGATACCTGACCAGAAAGGCCAACATCGATTTGAAGGGGCATCATTTCCTGGTGATACAATTGATCGACCCGGTTACTAAAAGCGTCAGGATCTCCAAAAAGTTGGCGATGCAAGAAGGTATCGCTTCCGGGAGTTTAGACCTGACAGATGGTCTGCCTTCAGGTGAGTATCAATTACTGGCGTTCACGAATGTGGTCGGTAGCGATATGGAGCCAGTTGCTGTCTTTAGGGCTCCTCTATTTATCACGGATAACCGATCTGATCAAGCCTTTAGTATAACTGCATCAATGTTGGATCTTAAAGGTCCGGATAGTGAAATGCAGGTCAAGATCTCACTCAATAATATCGATAAAAAGGAGGCCTCCGATGCGCAGCTATCATACCGTTTTGATAATGGTTCGCCGCCGATCGAGCGAAGATCAAAGGGAAAAGAAACGATCATATCAATACCCAAAACTTTGAATCATCGAACATTCGCCAAGATATTAATTAGCGTGCGAACTAAAGATAAGAAAGCATCGCTGATCTTCCCCCTCCCCTCATTTAAAAGACCTAGCGTCAAGATGCGTTTTTTTCCTGAAGGCGGAGATCTTGTCGAAGGGGCAAGTAATTTGGTTGGGGTGGAGACCACGGCCGATGGGATACCTAAGGCAATGACCGGCTATCTGTATAGCGGGGATCGGCTGCTTGACACGATCAGAACGAGTAGCACAGGAATGGGCCGCTTTCTGATCGAGCCTAAAGCTGGCATAACATATCATGTCAAGCTTAAGATCGAAGGGGCTAAAGCGTTAGATACCACGTTCATTTTACCCAAGGCTTTGACCGATATACCGACCATTCATCTTCTTAAGGCCGTTGTAAAGGATACTGTAAAAGTTCAGATCGCAAGTAAGGTCAAGCGACCCGTTAAAGTTCTTGTACATGATCAGCAGAACCTATACGCTTGCTTCGACATGATGAGTTCACCGTCATCAAGACCGATCAGCATCGCGGTGAACGCCTTGCCCAAAGGACCATGCTTGATCACTATTTTGAACCTTGATGGCAAGCCGGTAGCTGAACGACTATTTTTCGCACATTATGATCAAAAGGTGATCTCTTCGATCAACACTTCAAAGAATGAATACGGCAAACGTAGTACGGTAAAGCTAAAGATCAAGTTGACCGATCAGCAACAAAGACCTGTTAAAGCGCTATTCTCGTTGGCTTGCGTCAGGGATGCTGATCTATGGACCGGGTCTTACAGGAGCATAGAAAGTTATTTGAACGTAGAGGATAAGCTCGACATGGAAATGGGGCTATTACCGAATGCTTACTACGAGAATGAAAACATCCTTGAGGACGTATTGCTGATCAGGGGTTGGAGGAAATTCAAATGGCAGGACGTAAATGCTCAAAGTTTGAAGGATACGCTTCCGGATCAAAAGGCACTTGAGCTTAAAGCTATAGTAACCCATGGTAAAAAAGCGCTGACGAGACCGGTCGGTGTCTCTTTGATGAAGCCAAATGGTATAGACGTTAGAGTGACCAATGCAAGTGGAGAATTGGTCATTTCCGACCAGCAAATGTTGCTACCGGATGACCGATACCTTTCATTGATGATCAATGAAAAGGATAAAGAGGGATATGAGATAAAGGTGGATGACCCTTACAGTAACATCAAAGTTTCTCCTTCGCTGTTTTCGGACACTTTCGGCTATACCCGAAGAATGCACGGAAGCGACCTGGGAAGCATTGTGAACGCCAAACTTGATAGGACCATTCAATTAGATGCGGTTTCAGTGAGGTCGAGTGCACCTTACGGGGGGGCGTTAAGCAGAGGTAAGCCGGGCGCTAATGAGTGTGGGGACTACGTGGACGAATATGGCTACCTGAATTATCCGAAAAGCATCAATAGTGATCGGATATCTCAACCGGTGAAAGGCAGGCAGTATAAGGTCCGGACCGATCTTGATGGCGATCGATTTACGGTTTCCCCAGTGACCTATGAGGGCTGTACGACCGATCAGAAACAGGGGATAGTTAAGATCCCCGGGATCTATTATGCAAGGGAATTTTACGGTGTTGATCTTAAGCGAACGGCGCCTCAATATCTTCCAACTCTGTTCTGGGGATCAGGGTTATTGACCGACGAAAACGGCGAGCGGGAAATTAGCTTCGATACCGGAGACATTACCGGCAGCTTTCGCATCATCCTACAAGGCATAACCGACGAAGAGGTAGTGTCCGGTACAGGAGGTTTTCTAGTGAAGTGA
- a CDS encoding ATP-binding protein, translating into MSNDANHHRQLIYAKGEMSDLIRSLDDQATPLGPMSTWPAELLNALNLMLDSGFPMFIWWGPELLQFYNDAYRVILGSGSNSKHPDLLGGPGEDHWQEIWPNIWPLINKVLTTGESVYLEDQLLPIYRDGKLDEVYWTFSYNPIRNANGKPEGILVVCTETTRLNRSQRENAEQREFLLNMSDQLRLFSDPEAMETRALDIIAGHLNADRFGFAKTLIKGEFFLIERDHHRNGVKPLKGAFPAKQFGTDIFETLLSGQIVMYEDVRNEARLSEQHRRSFTELRIEAIINIPLFKNGKLSAVFFAHYEQPHHFTIEEQVRIKQVAGLAWDAVLTARAEQELRLSELRYRTLFESIDEAFMVIEFSFADDGTAENYRFLVTNPAFEKQTGLKDVVGKTILEIMPDIEPTWIRTYGKVATTGEALRFEEYNEGTGGWYDVYAVAVGKDTNQVVVVFHDITQRKMEEQRKNDFLSMTSHELKTPLTAVTGYLHILKKRVTSDDPKVPDMFERTIKQIGRMTGIINGFLNIAQLEAGQLRIDRTDFDIVELVKQAVQEAVATVSSHHFSFEPTGPIYVSADLEKIDQVIENLISNAVKYSPTDSRIKLTCWSDGSTVKISVIDEGQGIDKADQDLIFGRFYRAVDDQLTSASGFGIGLYICKEIIDCHGGQIGVDSEPGKGSTFWFTLPVAG; encoded by the coding sequence ATGTCAAACGACGCTAACCATCATCGGCAGCTGATCTATGCCAAAGGAGAAATGAGTGACCTCATCCGATCGTTGGATGATCAGGCAACTCCACTGGGCCCGATGTCCACATGGCCGGCCGAGCTGCTTAACGCCCTGAACCTTATGCTCGACTCAGGGTTCCCGATGTTCATTTGGTGGGGTCCTGAACTGCTTCAGTTTTACAATGATGCATACCGGGTGATCCTGGGTAGCGGATCGAATAGCAAGCATCCTGATCTGTTAGGAGGCCCCGGTGAAGACCATTGGCAGGAGATTTGGCCTAACATTTGGCCCCTGATCAACAAAGTGTTGACCACAGGCGAGTCCGTTTACCTGGAAGACCAACTACTGCCTATCTATCGTGACGGTAAACTTGATGAAGTTTACTGGACCTTTAGTTATAACCCGATCCGCAATGCCAACGGCAAGCCTGAAGGCATATTGGTGGTGTGTACCGAGACCACCCGCCTCAACCGATCGCAAAGAGAGAACGCCGAGCAGCGTGAGTTCTTGCTCAATATGAGCGATCAGCTGCGCTTGTTCTCTGATCCTGAAGCCATGGAGACCAGAGCGTTAGACATTATTGCCGGTCATTTGAACGCCGATCGCTTCGGATTTGCCAAAACTCTAATTAAGGGAGAATTTTTTCTGATCGAACGGGATCATCACCGTAACGGTGTAAAGCCACTGAAGGGTGCGTTCCCGGCCAAGCAATTCGGTACTGACATATTTGAAACACTGCTTAGCGGCCAAATAGTCATGTACGAAGATGTGAGGAACGAGGCGCGACTGTCTGAACAACACAGACGATCTTTTACCGAACTGCGTATCGAAGCGATCATCAATATACCGTTATTCAAGAATGGCAAATTGTCGGCCGTGTTCTTTGCTCATTACGAGCAGCCTCACCACTTTACCATCGAAGAACAGGTACGGATCAAACAGGTGGCAGGCCTTGCATGGGATGCAGTGCTCACTGCACGCGCAGAGCAGGAATTGCGGCTTTCAGAATTGCGGTACCGAACTCTTTTTGAATCGATAGATGAAGCATTCATGGTGATCGAGTTCTCGTTCGCTGATGATGGTACTGCCGAGAATTATCGTTTCTTGGTCACTAACCCTGCATTTGAAAAGCAGACCGGGTTAAAAGACGTAGTCGGCAAGACCATATTAGAGATCATGCCTGATATTGAGCCCACCTGGATACGCACCTATGGAAAGGTAGCTACTACAGGAGAGGCCCTGCGTTTTGAGGAATATAACGAAGGTACTGGCGGATGGTATGATGTGTATGCCGTTGCCGTTGGGAAAGACACGAACCAGGTTGTAGTGGTATTTCATGATATTACCCAACGCAAAATGGAAGAACAGCGTAAGAACGACTTTTTAAGCATGACCAGCCACGAGCTAAAAACACCGCTCACGGCTGTGACAGGCTACCTGCATATATTAAAGAAACGCGTTACCAGCGATGACCCCAAGGTGCCCGATATGTTCGAGCGCACGATCAAACAGATCGGCAGAATGACCGGCATCATTAACGGCTTCTTGAATATCGCCCAGTTGGAAGCAGGTCAGCTCAGGATCGACCGGACCGATTTTGACATTGTTGAACTGGTGAAACAGGCTGTGCAAGAAGCTGTAGCCACGGTCAGCTCGCACCATTTCAGCTTTGAACCCACCGGACCGATCTATGTCAGCGCCGACCTGGAAAAGATAGACCAGGTGATCGAGAATCTGATCAGCAATGCGGTCAAATATTCCCCGACTGACAGTAGGATCAAACTGACGTGCTGGTCGGATGGGTCCACCGTGAAGATAAGTGTCATCGATGAAGGCCAAGGTATCGATAAGGCGGACCAGGATCTGATCTTTGGACGGTTCTACCGCGCGGTGGACGACCAGCTCACTAGTGCGAGCGGTTTTGGGATAGGCCTGTACATCTGCAAAGAGATCATTGATTGCCACGGCGGCCAGATAGGCGTAGATAGTGAGCCGGGAAAAGGTAGCACCTTTTGGTTCACTTTACCTGTAGCCGGCTAA
- a CDS encoding N(4)-(beta-N-acetylglucosaminyl)-L-asparaginase translates to MLDRRKFILTTSLAATGAALNLRSLAAPIAAPAPSSQLPIIISTWDFGVAANQAAWKVLSTGGRALDAVEAGARVPEADPNNHSVGAAGYPDRDGHVTLDACIMDEKGNCGGVAGMEYIDHPISVARMVMEKTPHVLLVGDGATQFAVANGFTKKQLLTPDSEKAWKEWLKTSKYQPEMNIENKHFTPVPNKMPGNQYNHDTIGMLAVDAAGNISGACTTSGMAFKLHGRVGDSPIIGAGLFVDNEVGGATSTGVGEEVIRNVGSFLVVELMRQGMKPEDACREAVNRIVKKKPEIAKTIQVGFLAINKKGEYGAYALQKGFSYAVCNAQKQDLIIKGKSIY, encoded by the coding sequence ATGCTTGACCGCCGTAAATTTATATTGACCACCTCGCTGGCCGCCACCGGAGCGGCGTTGAACCTCAGATCTTTAGCTGCGCCGATCGCGGCCCCTGCACCGTCATCCCAGCTCCCGATCATCATATCTACCTGGGATTTTGGCGTGGCCGCTAACCAGGCCGCCTGGAAGGTGCTTTCGACCGGTGGCCGTGCATTGGATGCCGTTGAGGCTGGTGCCCGGGTGCCCGAGGCCGACCCAAATAATCACAGTGTAGGCGCGGCGGGTTACCCCGATCGCGACGGTCATGTAACGCTGGATGCCTGTATCATGGACGAGAAAGGCAATTGTGGCGGCGTGGCCGGCATGGAGTATATCGATCATCCGATATCCGTAGCCCGCATGGTGATGGAAAAGACACCGCATGTGCTGTTAGTAGGCGACGGTGCCACTCAATTCGCGGTAGCTAACGGATTTACTAAAAAGCAACTACTTACGCCTGATTCGGAAAAGGCCTGGAAAGAGTGGCTGAAGACATCCAAATATCAGCCCGAGATGAACATCGAGAACAAGCACTTTACACCGGTGCCTAACAAGATGCCTGGTAATCAGTATAACCATGACACTATAGGAATGCTGGCCGTGGATGCTGCAGGTAATATCTCGGGAGCTTGTACCACCAGTGGCATGGCTTTCAAACTGCATGGCCGGGTGGGAGATAGTCCCATCATTGGGGCCGGACTATTCGTGGATAATGAAGTAGGTGGTGCTACATCGACCGGCGTAGGCGAGGAAGTGATCAGGAACGTGGGCAGCTTTTTAGTAGTGGAACTGATGCGCCAGGGCATGAAGCCTGAGGATGCCTGCCGCGAGGCGGTGAACCGTATCGTGAAAAAGAAACCTGAGATAGCCAAGACCATACAGGTGGGCTTTTTGGCGATCAACAAAAAGGGTGAGTACGGTGCGTATGCCTTGCAGAAAGGATTTTCATACGCGGTATGCAATGCCCAAAAGCAGGACCTGATCATCAAAGGAAAAAGTATTTATTAA
- a CDS encoding copper homeostasis protein CutC — protein sequence MIRIEICANSVRSALIAQEAGAYRIEFCDNLKEGGTTPSFGQIALARQQLNIKLYPIIRPRGGDFLYTDLEFEVMKKDIEQCLALGCDGVVFGVLDANGRVDKPRCEQLIKAAGKMGVTFHRAFDRCSDPFEALEDIIELGFERILTSGLEADVVSGADLIARLVKQAAGRIQIMPGAGVKPENLAHLIEMTKATEYHTTAKGPLESEMAYREVRTGSKAEEFMTEQTDPDTVSALVQIAEKYSL from the coding sequence ATGATCAGGATCGAGATATGTGCCAATTCTGTTCGGTCGGCGCTGATCGCACAGGAGGCTGGTGCTTACCGGATAGAGTTTTGTGATAACCTGAAGGAGGGAGGGACAACACCATCGTTCGGGCAGATCGCCTTGGCTCGTCAACAACTGAATATTAAACTGTACCCTATCATTCGCCCTCGGGGTGGTGATTTTTTGTACACCGACCTCGAATTTGAGGTGATGAAAAAAGATATTGAGCAATGCCTGGCTTTAGGTTGTGATGGGGTAGTATTCGGAGTATTGGATGCCAACGGGCGTGTGGATAAACCGCGATGCGAGCAACTGATCAAGGCAGCCGGCAAAATGGGTGTAACTTTTCACCGGGCGTTCGATCGCTGCAGTGACCCTTTTGAGGCATTGGAAGACATCATTGAACTTGGCTTTGAGCGTATACTGACATCGGGCCTGGAAGCCGACGTCGTTAGTGGCGCCGACTTGATAGCTCGTTTGGTCAAACAAGCGGCCGGTCGTATCCAGATCATGCCGGGCGCCGGTGTTAAGCCGGAGAATCTTGCGCATCTGATCGAAATGACCAAGGCTACCGAATATCACACTACTGCCAAAGGGCCGCTTGAGAGTGAGATGGCTTACCGCGAGGTACGGACAGGAAGTAAGGCTGAAGAATTTATGACCGAGCAGACCGATCCTGATACCGTAAGCGCATTGGTGCAGATAGCAGAGAAATATTCTTTATAA
- a CDS encoding glycoside hydrolase family 3 N-terminal domain-containing protein, producing MIFTQLSRKNTRLSLCISLLFAASSNTIFAQTRPAYLDETQPIDTRVRSLISSLTIEEKASLMGYRSKAVPRLGIPAYNWWNEGLHGVARAGQATVFPQAIALAATFNDELVYQVANTISTEARAKYNLGVKKDRRLQYMGLTFWSPNINIFRDPRWGRGQETYGEDPYLTSIMGAAYVRGMQGTDPLRLKTSATAKHFVAHSGPEATRDEFDAIVNEKDLRETYLPAFKALVDHGVESVMTAYNRVNGEPNSTSRSYLNKILIKEWGFKGHVVTDCGALDDVFLRHKVLKNGVETAAAAIKAGIGLDCSSVLQNDVVKAIKQGLITEADVNKALTPVLRTEFKLGFFDQPQSSPYYSYGADSINNAQHIALARQAAQQSMVLLKNKNGVLPLKKDGFSSIMVLGTNASSLDVLAGSYHGVNSKMVDFVEGITGAVEPDTRVEYDLGSSYTDTTHFGGIWGAGNADVTVAVIGLSPVLEGEAGDAFLSTNGGDKIDLSLPAGNVAFIKALRKGVPNKPIIAVVTSGSAVDIAAIEPYVDAIVLAWYPGEQGGNAFADILLGKVSPSGRLPLTFYRSVNDLPPYNSYVMKGRTYRYHNGPVQYPFGFGLSYTTFDRSWEQRPRKTYGTKDSISFSVKVKNTGAMKGDEVVQAYIEYPDLDRMPIKELKAFKRVSLNQGESKVVNLAIPVKALQKWDDKKHQWQLYKGTYRLVIGENSASAKLKAEFSIRP from the coding sequence ATGATCTTCACCCAACTTTCCCGTAAAAATACGCGCCTAAGCCTTTGTATCTCCTTACTATTTGCGGCCAGCAGCAACACCATCTTCGCTCAAACTCGCCCTGCTTATCTTGACGAGACGCAACCTATTGACACGCGTGTCAGGTCGCTGATCAGCTCACTCACCATTGAAGAAAAAGCATCACTAATGGGATACCGCAGCAAGGCCGTCCCACGACTGGGTATACCTGCTTACAATTGGTGGAACGAGGGTTTGCACGGGGTGGCACGTGCCGGGCAGGCCACCGTTTTCCCCCAAGCGATCGCACTTGCGGCAACTTTTAATGACGAGTTGGTGTACCAGGTGGCCAACACCATATCAACAGAAGCGCGAGCCAAATACAACCTTGGCGTAAAAAAAGACCGCCGGTTACAATACATGGGACTAACGTTCTGGTCGCCTAACATTAACATTTTCAGGGATCCGCGATGGGGACGCGGACAGGAGACCTACGGCGAAGATCCTTATCTGACCTCCATAATGGGGGCGGCCTACGTACGCGGAATGCAAGGTACTGATCCGTTAAGGTTGAAGACCAGCGCCACGGCCAAACACTTTGTCGCTCACAGTGGCCCCGAGGCCACGCGCGATGAGTTCGATGCGATCGTGAATGAGAAGGACCTACGGGAGACCTACCTACCGGCCTTTAAAGCTTTGGTCGACCACGGCGTAGAATCGGTGATGACGGCTTACAACCGGGTGAACGGCGAACCCAACTCTACCAGCCGCTCCTATCTGAACAAGATCCTTATCAAAGAATGGGGCTTTAAGGGCCACGTGGTGACCGACTGCGGCGCGCTGGACGACGTTTTTCTCCGTCACAAAGTGCTGAAGAACGGGGTAGAGACAGCAGCTGCGGCCATCAAAGCGGGCATCGGCCTCGATTGTTCATCGGTACTACAAAACGATGTGGTCAAGGCCATCAAGCAAGGTTTGATCACCGAAGCCGACGTTAACAAGGCACTGACACCTGTGCTCCGGACAGAATTCAAACTTGGCTTTTTTGACCAACCGCAGAGTAGCCCCTATTACAGCTACGGTGCCGATAGTATCAATAATGCCCAACACATAGCGCTTGCACGGCAGGCCGCTCAACAGAGCATGGTACTGCTCAAAAATAAGAACGGCGTATTACCGCTCAAAAAGGATGGCTTCAGCAGCATTATGGTGTTAGGCACCAATGCTTCATCGCTTGATGTGCTGGCAGGGAGCTACCATGGCGTGAATAGCAAAATGGTGGACTTTGTGGAAGGTATCACTGGGGCAGTAGAACCCGATACACGTGTGGAATATGACCTTGGGTCGAGCTATACCGATACCACTCATTTTGGTGGCATATGGGGTGCCGGCAATGCCGATGTAACGGTGGCGGTAATTGGCCTCTCGCCGGTATTGGAAGGCGAAGCAGGTGACGCGTTCCTGTCAACCAATGGCGGTGATAAGATAGACCTGAGCCTACCTGCCGGGAACGTAGCGTTCATTAAAGCACTTCGCAAAGGTGTACCAAACAAACCGATCATTGCAGTGGTGACCAGCGGCAGCGCGGTAGACATAGCAGCCATTGAACCGTACGTTGATGCCATTGTGCTGGCCTGGTACCCGGGCGAGCAAGGTGGCAATGCTTTCGCAGACATCCTTTTGGGCAAGGTATCACCTTCGGGCCGTTTGCCGCTTACTTTTTACCGGTCGGTCAATGATCTGCCGCCTTACAACAGCTATGTGATGAAAGGCCGAACCTACCGGTATCATAACGGCCCGGTACAGTACCCATTTGGCTTTGGACTGAGCTATACCACTTTTGATCGCAGTTGGGAGCAGCGACCGCGCAAGACCTACGGCACTAAGGATAGCATCAGCTTTTCGGTAAAAGTGAAGAATACGGGCGCTATGAAAGGAGACGAAGTGGTTCAGGCCTATATCGAATACCCTGATCTCGACCGGATGCCGATCAAAGAGCTCAAAGCCTTCAAGCGGGTATCTTTAAATCAGGGAGAAAGCAAGGTGGTGAACCTGGCAATCCCGGTAAAGGCCCTCCAAAAATGGGACGATAAGAAGCATCAATGGCAACTATACAAAGGCACCTATCGGTTGGTCATAGGCGAGAATTCCGCTTCGGCTAAATTGAAGGCGGAGTTCAGTATACGACCATAA